A stretch of Imperialibacter roseus DNA encodes these proteins:
- a CDS encoding aminotransferase class V-fold PLP-dependent enzyme, protein MEKHQQTLDLEAYFVSYRKNIIGIDQQIATARHSSIRMLYADWTASGRCYWPIESHLLQEIMPMMANTHTDTSHSGAFISRAYHNARQTIKSHVNASADDVLIASGSGMTDGVNKLQRLLGLRVPERFRHRWQVPASERPVVFITHMEHHSNHTSWLETIADVVVVPPNARGEVEAALFEEAVARYNARPLKIAAITACSNVTGISTPYHDIAGVMHRHDGYCFVDFACSAPYMNINMHPTQEGAHLDAVYFSPHKFLGGPGASGVLVFNRKLYHNDVPDNSGGGTVDWTNPWGGRKYVDDIEDREDGGTPPILQTIKAALCIQLKEQMGVDRMAHREEELLAILWEGLSGIPDVRILAPQHRNRLPIVSFYVEGQHFNTTVQLLNDYFGIQCRGGCSCAGTYGHYLLGIGAEQSKQITDLIDRGDTSAKPGWVRISLHPTMTDEEVRLIVESVVAVSGMK, encoded by the coding sequence ATGGAAAAACATCAACAAACACTCGACCTGGAAGCGTACTTCGTTTCCTACAGGAAGAATATTATCGGCATTGACCAGCAAATAGCCACGGCCAGGCATTCCTCTATCCGCATGCTGTATGCCGACTGGACGGCCAGCGGGCGCTGCTACTGGCCGATTGAAAGCCACCTGCTGCAGGAGATTATGCCCATGATGGCCAACACCCACACGGACACCAGCCACTCCGGGGCGTTTATATCACGTGCTTATCACAATGCCAGGCAGACCATCAAAAGCCATGTGAATGCTTCGGCCGACGATGTACTGATTGCGTCCGGTTCCGGCATGACCGACGGTGTGAACAAGCTGCAACGACTTCTGGGGCTGCGGGTGCCTGAGCGGTTCAGGCACAGGTGGCAAGTGCCAGCATCGGAACGGCCTGTGGTCTTCATCACGCACATGGAGCACCACTCCAACCACACCAGCTGGCTCGAAACCATCGCCGACGTGGTGGTAGTGCCGCCCAACGCCAGGGGAGAAGTAGAGGCCGCTCTGTTTGAAGAAGCAGTGGCCCGCTACAATGCCCGGCCGCTGAAAATTGCCGCCATTACCGCCTGCTCCAATGTGACGGGCATCAGCACTCCCTACCACGATATTGCCGGGGTGATGCACAGGCACGACGGCTATTGTTTTGTCGACTTTGCCTGCTCGGCGCCTTATATGAACATCAACATGCACCCTACGCAAGAGGGAGCACACCTGGACGCTGTCTACTTTTCTCCTCATAAGTTTTTGGGTGGGCCGGGTGCTTCCGGCGTGCTGGTCTTTAACAGAAAGCTCTACCATAACGACGTGCCCGACAACAGCGGTGGTGGCACGGTCGACTGGACGAACCCCTGGGGCGGGCGGAAGTACGTGGACGACATTGAGGACCGGGAAGATGGAGGCACACCACCGATTTTGCAAACGATCAAAGCGGCGCTGTGTATTCAACTAAAGGAGCAGATGGGGGTCGACCGCATGGCACACCGGGAGGAGGAGCTGCTGGCAATTTTGTGGGAGGGTTTGTCGGGCATTCCCGATGTGCGCATACTGGCTCCGCAGCATAGAAACAGGCTGCCGATTGTATCCTTCTATGTGGAGGGCCAGCACTTCAACACTACCGTGCAGCTGCTCAACGACTACTTTGGCATCCAGTGCCGGGGGGGCTGCTCCTGTGCAGGCACCTATGGGCACTATTTGCTGGGGATTGGGGCGGAGCAATCAAAACAAATCACTGACCTGATCGACCGGGGCGATACCTCCGCCAAGCCTGGCTGGGTAAGGATTTCCCTGCATCCGACGATGACGGACGAGGAGGTGAGGTTGATTGTGGAGAGTGTGGTGGCGGTGAGTGGGATGAAGTAA
- a CDS encoding rhodanese-like domain-containing protein produces MKQLTLNQKLAAMAFLLAVASLVVALAFPNGPKSVSQEPRFVSVVTLAEQIKNREPLVLIDLREPDLFEEFHLPTAVNMSLNEIQEKGLPEGKTYVFYSGDDLLTRHLWIISLPQAIKKRSSILYGGVHDWYNYLLYPTLPLEIRGEDSLMAEKVEALTRFYGGQAEFEKDSTGLAYYSKDLSKASWPVVKRVGKLVRKGC; encoded by the coding sequence ATGAAACAACTCACCTTAAATCAGAAGCTGGCTGCGATGGCCTTTTTGCTGGCTGTGGCGTCGTTGGTAGTGGCGCTGGCCTTTCCCAACGGCCCGAAGAGCGTGAGTCAGGAGCCCAGGTTTGTGTCGGTGGTGACGCTGGCAGAACAAATCAAGAACCGGGAGCCGCTGGTGCTTATCGACCTCAGGGAGCCCGACCTATTCGAAGAGTTTCATTTGCCTACGGCTGTGAATATGTCGCTGAATGAGATACAGGAGAAGGGGTTGCCGGAAGGCAAGACTTACGTTTTTTATTCCGGCGATGACCTGCTGACCCGTCATCTATGGATCATCTCACTGCCTCAGGCTATTAAAAAGCGGTCATCCATTCTCTACGGCGGCGTGCACGACTGGTACAATTATCTGCTCTACCCAACGCTTCCATTGGAGATTCGTGGCGAAGACTCGTTGATGGCTGAGAAAGTAGAGGCCCTTACCCGTTTTTACGGCGGGCAGGCAGAGTTTGAAAAGGACAGTACCGGGCTTGCTTACTACAGCAAGGATTTAAGCAAAGCTTCCTGGCCCGTAGTGAAAAGGGTGGGTAAGCTGGTAAGAAAGGGGTGTTGA
- a CDS encoding YeeE/YedE thiosulfate transporter family protein: protein MNGPFYEFGWIGEEASLAFALITGVAFGFFLERAGLGSAKKLAGQFYFRDMTVFKMMFTAIITAILGVFWLSWAGLLQADMIYLTPTFVWPQLIGGLVFGVGFIVGGYCPGTSCVASSTGSLDGLVNVAGLLFGIFLFGELYPWLEGFYTAGPLGQVTMDDYFGIPEGIMVFLLVGMALAGFWASEKLEKKYSGQ, encoded by the coding sequence ATGAACGGACCGTTTTACGAATTTGGTTGGATAGGAGAGGAGGCCAGTCTGGCTTTTGCGTTAATAACGGGCGTGGCCTTTGGGTTCTTCCTTGAAAGAGCGGGGCTGGGCAGTGCCAAAAAGCTGGCAGGGCAGTTTTACTTTCGTGACATGACCGTGTTCAAAATGATGTTCACGGCCATCATCACGGCCATACTGGGCGTGTTCTGGCTTAGCTGGGCGGGGCTGCTGCAGGCCGATATGATCTACCTGACGCCGACATTTGTCTGGCCACAGCTCATCGGTGGACTGGTGTTTGGTGTGGGCTTTATTGTCGGCGGCTACTGCCCAGGCACCTCCTGCGTGGCTTCTTCTACCGGGAGTCTGGATGGATTGGTGAACGTTGCTGGGCTGCTGTTTGGTATCTTCTTATTTGGGGAGTTGTACCCCTGGCTGGAAGGTTTCTACACCGCCGGGCCGCTTGGACAGGTGACAATGGACGACTACTTCGGCATCCCGGAAGGCATCATGGTCTTTCTGCTGGTAGGCATGGCGTTGGCGGGCTTTTGGGCGTCGGAGAAACTTGAAAAAAAGTATTCGGGCCAATGA
- a CDS encoding YeeE/YedE thiosulfate transporter family protein codes for MSKQPKVPQPYWNPYACGIGLGLVLLAAFVVMGRGIGASGAMTSVVATGVNAVSASHAEASAFYMGYLGDGTVSPLKDWLVFEVLGVLIGGFLSGKLAHRFKFKVEKGELLSNNSRFLYAFLGGIIMAFGTKLARGCTSGQALTGGAMMNVGSWIFMIALFIGAYAMAGAVKRLWA; via the coding sequence ATGTCAAAACAACCAAAGGTGCCGCAGCCGTATTGGAATCCTTACGCCTGTGGGATAGGTCTGGGCCTGGTGCTGCTGGCCGCTTTTGTGGTGATGGGCCGTGGCATTGGAGCCTCCGGTGCCATGACTTCGGTGGTGGCTACGGGCGTCAATGCGGTGTCTGCCTCCCATGCCGAAGCCAGCGCTTTTTACATGGGTTACCTCGGTGATGGCACCGTGAGCCCGCTGAAAGACTGGCTGGTGTTTGAGGTGCTGGGTGTGCTGATTGGCGGGTTTCTCTCCGGGAAGCTGGCTCATCGGTTCAAGTTCAAAGTGGAGAAAGGAGAACTATTGTCGAACAACAGTCGCTTCTTGTACGCCTTCCTGGGGGGCATAATCATGGCCTTTGGTACCAAACTGGCCAGGGGCTGCACCAGTGGGCAGGCACTCACTGGTGGTGCCATGATGAACGTGGGGAGCTGGATTTTTATGATCGCATTATTCATCGGCGCCTATGCCATGGCTGGCGCTGTTAAACGACTTTGGGCATGA
- a CDS encoding sulfurtransferase translates to MHKLKLIGLPLLLLSCQLFAQKANILVDANWLKNRMKQDNLVILHIGQENNYKQEHIPGAVFIAGDEYTVDDDPHVFDLPPDATLKSILEGKGVSSSTDVVIYTGENWIPMVTRLYFTFDYLGHASKTYILNGGLKAWKDGGGALSAETPSPAKGAFSIKPNPGLVADQAYVLKSIKDANTNIVDCRAAVFYNGIEPTHGARKGRIPTAKTIPYTSLYEKTSTGAYEFKSLEDLGGIFAAQGLSKDKQLVLYCHIGMQLTVVYTSAKLLGYTDIKIYDGSFHEWGPDEKLPIEID, encoded by the coding sequence ATGCATAAACTCAAACTCATTGGACTCCCTCTTTTACTGCTATCCTGTCAACTGTTCGCCCAGAAGGCCAATATCCTTGTGGATGCCAATTGGCTGAAAAACAGAATGAAACAAGACAACCTCGTGATCCTGCACATAGGGCAAGAAAACAACTACAAGCAAGAGCATATCCCCGGCGCTGTTTTCATTGCTGGGGATGAGTACACCGTCGATGACGACCCCCATGTTTTTGACCTTCCGCCGGACGCCACACTAAAAAGCATCCTGGAAGGCAAAGGAGTCAGCTCGTCAACAGACGTGGTGATTTACACAGGTGAAAACTGGATTCCGATGGTGACCCGGCTCTACTTCACCTTCGACTACCTCGGCCATGCCAGCAAAACCTACATACTGAATGGAGGCTTAAAGGCCTGGAAAGACGGTGGAGGGGCTCTGTCTGCCGAAACACCCTCCCCTGCAAAAGGAGCTTTCAGCATTAAGCCCAACCCGGGGCTTGTGGCCGACCAGGCCTACGTGCTGAAAAGTATCAAAGATGCCAATACCAATATTGTCGACTGTAGGGCAGCGGTTTTCTACAATGGCATCGAGCCCACCCACGGGGCCCGCAAGGGACGGATTCCCACTGCCAAAACCATCCCCTATACAAGCCTGTACGAAAAAACCAGCACAGGTGCCTACGAGTTCAAGTCGCTGGAAGACCTGGGGGGCATTTTTGCGGCACAGGGGCTGTCCAAAGACAAGCAGCTGGTGCTCTACTGCCATATTGGTATGCAGCTGACGGTCGTTTACACGTCGGCCAAACTGCTTGGGTACACTGATATCAAAATCTACGACGGCTCCTTTCATGAGTGGGGCCCCGATGAAAAACTCCCGATAGAAATAGACTGA
- a CDS encoding sensor histidine kinase: MKLSKYTFILLFLVVVTSLGVLLYNQYRILEQDIETNRNVMSMAVPDILSDLYDNSMYNDDLRDLVDDIRGTDSFVFTNTSEVTDPLQLKLKTEIDKVLALNYPNFDYRVDGYTSSEYGCMIHRGNWPVQPEAKNVMAADNHLCFCMIYPKKLDIAMTYTNKGAAVLGESADIIRTSLILIVVILGAFGYTIYTINKQKKLSDLKRDFINNLTHEFKTPIFSISLAAKSLKAKEEVKTSEKMTSYVNLIGAESKRLQTQVDKILQMAMLDSGNLHLEKKTFDLHEVIRQVADSFTMIIAEKQGEIKLSLLAKRHLITADETHIKNVLYNLIDNAQKYTNGAPKINISTSDTAQDGILLVVKDHGIGIDERVQKYIFDQFYRAQQGDIHTVKGFGLGLSYVKRIVEFHMGTISLTSQPGAGSEFSIFLPQVS; this comes from the coding sequence ATGAAACTATCAAAGTACACTTTCATCCTCCTCTTCCTCGTGGTTGTTACCTCCCTGGGTGTGCTGTTGTACAATCAATACCGCATTCTCGAGCAGGACATCGAAACCAACAGGAACGTCATGAGCATGGCGGTGCCGGACATCCTCTCCGACCTTTACGATAACTCCATGTACAACGACGACCTGCGAGACCTGGTTGATGACATCAGGGGAACCGACTCCTTTGTATTTACCAACACCTCCGAGGTCACCGATCCGCTCCAACTGAAGCTCAAAACAGAGATCGACAAGGTGCTGGCACTTAATTATCCAAACTTCGACTACAGGGTAGACGGCTACACATCAAGCGAATATGGCTGCATGATCCACCGTGGCAACTGGCCGGTGCAGCCAGAAGCAAAAAATGTGATGGCAGCCGACAATCACCTTTGCTTCTGCATGATTTACCCCAAAAAGCTCGACATCGCCATGACCTACACCAACAAAGGGGCGGCAGTGCTGGGAGAGTCTGCAGATATCATCCGCACCAGTCTTATTCTCATTGTGGTAATACTAGGCGCATTTGGCTACACCATTTACACGATCAACAAGCAGAAGAAACTGTCCGATCTCAAGCGGGACTTCATCAACAACCTCACCCATGAGTTCAAAACACCCATCTTTTCCATTTCGCTTGCGGCCAAATCGCTGAAAGCGAAAGAGGAAGTAAAGACCTCAGAAAAGATGACTTCCTACGTGAACCTCATCGGCGCAGAGAGCAAAAGGTTGCAGACCCAGGTGGACAAAATCCTGCAGATGGCTATGCTTGACTCGGGTAATCTCCACCTCGAAAAAAAGACATTTGATCTCCATGAGGTGATCCGGCAAGTAGCAGACAGCTTTACCATGATCATTGCTGAAAAGCAAGGTGAAATAAAGCTCAGCTTGTTGGCAAAGAGGCACCTCATCACGGCCGATGAAACCCACATCAAAAACGTGCTGTACAACCTGATCGACAATGCACAGAAGTACACCAACGGAGCACCCAAAATCAACATCAGCACTTCCGACACAGCACAGGATGGCATCTTGCTGGTGGTAAAAGACCATGGCATTGGCATCGACGAGCGGGTACAGAAATACATCTTCGATCAGTTTTACCGGGCTCAGCAGGGCGACATCCACACTGTGAAAGGCTTTGGGCTGGGGCTCAGCTATGTCAAGCGCATTGTGGAATTTCATATGGGCACCATCAGCCTCACGAGCCAACCAGGCGCTGGCAGCGAGTTTAGCATCTTTTTACCCCAGGTGTCATGA
- a CDS encoding response regulator transcription factor: MSSILLVEDDHSLGYILKEYLQMHDFTVEWTKDGEEGLQAFQPGKFDICILDVMMPKMDGFALAGKLKAIDPTLPLIFLTAKSMKIDKMKGFKAGADDYIVKPVDEEELIMRIQAVLRRSGQPNKAATTESYTIGSHTFHLKNRQLLRNGEAVNLTKKEARVLQLLCESMGELVESDKILREVWGENTYFTRRSMDVYISKLRKYLSTDESVKIQNMHGSGYILGENER; this comes from the coding sequence ATGAGCAGCATTTTACTTGTAGAAGACGACCACAGCCTGGGCTATATCCTGAAGGAGTACCTGCAAATGCACGACTTTACTGTGGAATGGACAAAAGACGGCGAAGAAGGGCTGCAAGCGTTCCAGCCTGGCAAGTTCGACATCTGCATCCTGGACGTGATGATGCCCAAAATGGACGGCTTTGCCCTGGCCGGTAAGTTGAAAGCCATTGACCCCACCCTTCCATTGATCTTTCTCACCGCCAAGTCGATGAAAATCGACAAGATGAAAGGCTTTAAGGCCGGTGCCGACGACTACATTGTCAAGCCGGTGGACGAGGAAGAGCTCATTATGCGGATTCAGGCAGTGTTGCGCCGTAGCGGGCAGCCCAACAAGGCAGCCACCACAGAAAGCTACACCATTGGCAGCCACACCTTTCACCTGAAAAACCGGCAGCTGCTCCGCAATGGAGAAGCCGTCAACCTCACCAAGAAGGAGGCCCGGGTACTGCAGCTCCTGTGCGAGTCGATGGGTGAGCTGGTGGAAAGCGACAAAATCCTCCGGGAGGTGTGGGGAGAAAACACCTATTTCACCCGCCGCAGCATGGATGTGTACATCTCCAAGCTCCGAAAGTACCTGAGCACCGACGAAAGCGTAAAGATCCAGAACATGCACGGGAGCGGGTATATTTTGGGGGAAAATGAAAGATGA
- a CDS encoding Crp/Fnr family transcriptional regulator → MIKEQLLQYVRSFVALTDEESEQFLAPFEEVHVKKRQFIVQPNFTNKHRAFVVKGAFRSYAVHDGQEHTLQFAIENWWVSDFNSYIYQHPATLFIVALEDSILLQIEYSREQELKKANHKFETFFRIMAEKGLAFEHRRIIFNLCHSAEARYENFILNFPNFIQRVPQYALASYLGMTTEFLSRIRNKKAHRRS, encoded by the coding sequence ATGATTAAAGAGCAACTTCTCCAGTATGTTCGTAGCTTCGTTGCGCTCACCGACGAAGAGTCAGAGCAATTTTTAGCTCCCTTTGAAGAGGTTCATGTAAAAAAACGGCAATTCATTGTGCAGCCCAATTTCACCAACAAGCACCGGGCTTTTGTAGTAAAGGGCGCCTTCAGAAGCTATGCCGTCCACGACGGGCAGGAACACACCCTTCAGTTTGCCATCGAAAATTGGTGGGTGTCGGACTTCAACAGCTACATTTACCAGCATCCGGCAACGCTTTTTATTGTGGCCCTGGAGGACAGCATCCTCCTTCAAATTGAATACAGCAGAGAGCAGGAGCTCAAAAAGGCGAACCATAAGTTTGAAACCTTCTTCAGGATCATGGCCGAAAAAGGACTGGCCTTTGAGCACCGGCGCATCATTTTCAACCTTTGCCACTCTGCCGAAGCCCGTTATGAGAATTTCATCCTGAACTTCCCCAATTTCATTCAGCGGGTGCCGCAATACGCCCTGGCTTCTTATCTGGGTATGACCACCGAGTTTCTGTCACGAATCCGCAACAAAAAAGCGCACCGAAGAAGTTGA
- a CDS encoding YHS domain-containing (seleno)protein has protein sequence MKTFSFLLTALLMSTIGLAQNIKSVNNIDDSKIALQGYSPVSYLELGIAQKGQKEFKATHDGVAYYFTDAKQKKAFEANPEKYLPQYGGYCAFGVSVGAKFRVDPNKFVVKDGKYYLFLYDLEVDAQQLWLEGNHSQLAAKADNNWKKLSRE, from the coding sequence ATGAAAACATTCTCATTCTTACTCACAGCATTGCTGATGTCAACCATTGGCCTTGCTCAGAACATTAAGTCGGTCAACAATATTGACGACAGCAAAATTGCCCTGCAGGGCTACAGTCCGGTGTCTTATCTGGAGCTAGGCATCGCTCAAAAAGGTCAGAAGGAGTTTAAGGCCACCCACGATGGCGTAGCTTACTACTTCACGGACGCTAAACAGAAAAAGGCATTCGAAGCCAACCCTGAGAAGTATTTGCCACAATACGGAGGCTACTGCGCCTTTGGGGTGTCGGTAGGGGCCAAATTCAGGGTTGATCCCAACAAATTTGTGGTGAAAGACGGAAAATACTACCTTTTCCTGTACGATTTGGAGGTGGACGCCCAGCAGCTGTGGCTGGAAGGCAACCATAGCCAGCTGGCCGCCAAAGCCGACAACAACTGGAAAAAGCTTAGCCGGGAATAG
- a CDS encoding uracil-DNA glycosylase family protein, producing the protein MNKLLNDIRACSLCKEHLPYFPRPVIQASPLARIVVIGQAPGLKVQQSGIPWDDASGDNLRSWLGMNREIFYNDRLLTLMPMGFCYPGTGKSGDLPPRPECAPLWHQPVLESMPEVRLTLLIGQYAQTYYLKERCMSTLTETVKNYQAYLPEYLPLPHPSPRNNIWQKRNSWFREEVLPTLQSIILPLLEKDDY; encoded by the coding sequence ATGAACAAACTACTCAATGATATCAGGGCCTGCAGCCTGTGCAAAGAGCACCTGCCCTATTTCCCAAGGCCGGTCATTCAGGCCAGCCCATTGGCCCGGATTGTGGTGATCGGGCAGGCGCCCGGCCTCAAAGTACAGCAAAGTGGCATCCCCTGGGACGATGCCAGCGGCGATAACCTGAGAAGCTGGCTTGGAATGAACCGGGAAATCTTCTACAATGACAGACTGCTGACACTCATGCCCATGGGTTTTTGCTATCCTGGCACCGGAAAAAGCGGCGACCTGCCCCCAAGGCCTGAATGCGCTCCTTTGTGGCATCAACCTGTGTTGGAATCAATGCCTGAGGTGCGGCTCACGCTGCTGATCGGGCAGTATGCCCAGACCTACTATTTGAAAGAAAGATGCATGAGCACTTTAACTGAGACAGTGAAGAACTATCAAGCCTATCTGCCGGAATACTTACCCCTTCCCCATCCATCGCCCCGCAACAATATCTGGCAAAAGAGAAACAGCTGGTTTCGGGAAGAGGTGCTCCCCACCCTTCAATCCATCATATTACCCCTATTAGAAAAAGATGACTATTGA
- a CDS encoding GNAT family N-acetyltransferase translates to MTIEFRQLSEVSTSAIVALMNNPLVRRQMPLLTDYFDEAACAAFVAAKTRLWNEHGYGPWAFVVDDVFAGWGGLQPEAGEADLALVLHPGYWGLGKKLYQKIIGRAFTEMGLESVTVLFPPSRTRLKGLLRLGFTEESEVYIGQRRFIKYRLRRPA, encoded by the coding sequence ATGACTATTGAGTTCAGGCAGCTTTCTGAGGTAAGCACCTCAGCCATCGTGGCGTTGATGAACAACCCCCTTGTGAGGCGGCAGATGCCCCTGCTAACCGACTACTTTGACGAAGCCGCCTGCGCTGCCTTCGTAGCAGCCAAAACCCGGCTATGGAACGAACATGGCTATGGCCCGTGGGCATTTGTAGTCGACGATGTATTTGCGGGCTGGGGTGGCTTGCAGCCTGAGGCGGGCGAAGCGGACCTGGCCCTGGTGCTGCACCCCGGCTACTGGGGCCTTGGAAAAAAGCTTTACCAGAAAATCATTGGCCGGGCGTTTACAGAAATGGGGCTGGAGTCCGTCACCGTGCTGTTTCCCCCCAGCCGAACCAGGTTGAAAGGCCTGCTGCGTCTCGGCTTCACAGAAGAAAGCGAGGTGTATATAGGCCAGCGTCGCTTCATTAAGTACCGGCTCAGAAGGCCCGCCTGA
- a CDS encoding mandelate racemase/muconate lactonizing enzyme family protein, with protein sequence MKRRTFVRNVALATPALAFMPYLDLLANSLAGKVKITDVQCVLTKIGFRVSPLVKISTNVGLVGIGECHHDETGYGAKDIIQNVCKPILMDQDPLDLEYLVFKMSTRTSYYGGNHGLATHAITGVEFAMWDLIGKITEQPVHKILGGGSHVKEVRAYASSGPQDMLSKDSCAEFAELMKSQGWTACKTNILRDQEWNKLDNRRLSNIEADRNGTGYTNMREALGLEFDIAVHCHWEFDFDSALRLANAVAPIRPIWMEDPLPIAYNEQWVKLTEKSPVPILTGENLYTRDDFRPFIVNQGVNMIEIDVSMAGGLLEAKKIADMAETYYIPVCTHNVAGPVATIASANFAASVREFVAHEAFIFHPKNKAGNGINGDPDVLGYDKEVIKNGHIQLSDRPGFGIELNEKLIKEKYLVAGESWWK encoded by the coding sequence ATGAAGAGAAGAACCTTTGTCCGAAACGTAGCACTGGCCACGCCTGCTCTGGCTTTTATGCCGTACCTGGATTTGCTGGCCAACTCACTTGCCGGAAAAGTCAAAATAACCGATGTGCAATGTGTATTAACCAAAATCGGCTTTCGGGTAAGTCCGCTCGTCAAGATCAGCACCAATGTGGGGCTGGTGGGTATTGGCGAATGCCACCACGATGAAACTGGGTATGGTGCCAAAGACATCATCCAAAATGTTTGCAAGCCCATTCTGATGGATCAGGATCCGCTGGACCTTGAATACCTCGTATTCAAAATGAGTACCCGCACCTCCTACTATGGCGGCAACCATGGCCTGGCCACCCACGCCATCACCGGTGTGGAGTTTGCCATGTGGGACCTGATCGGCAAAATCACGGAACAGCCTGTGCACAAAATATTAGGCGGTGGCAGCCACGTAAAGGAAGTGAGGGCCTATGCCTCGTCGGGCCCTCAGGACATGCTGAGCAAAGACTCCTGCGCCGAATTTGCCGAGCTGATGAAAAGCCAGGGATGGACAGCCTGTAAAACCAATATCCTAAGAGACCAGGAGTGGAACAAGCTTGACAACCGCCGGCTATCAAATATAGAAGCAGACCGCAATGGAACAGGCTACACCAACATGAGAGAAGCGCTCGGGCTCGAATTCGATATTGCCGTGCACTGTCACTGGGAGTTTGATTTCGACAGTGCCCTGCGGCTGGCCAATGCAGTAGCACCTATACGTCCCATCTGGATGGAAGACCCGCTACCTATCGCCTACAATGAGCAATGGGTGAAGCTGACAGAAAAGTCGCCCGTACCCATCCTGACAGGCGAAAACCTGTATACCCGTGATGACTTCCGGCCTTTTATCGTGAACCAGGGCGTGAACATGATAGAGATTGACGTTTCCATGGCAGGCGGGCTGCTGGAGGCGAAGAAAATCGCCGACATGGCTGAGACTTATTACATCCCCGTGTGTACACACAATGTAGCTGGCCCTGTGGCCACCATTGCCTCAGCTAATTTCGCCGCATCGGTGAGGGAGTTTGTGGCTCATGAAGCGTTTATCTTCCATCCTAAGAACAAGGCAGGCAATGGCATCAATGGCGACCCTGATGTGCTTGGTTACGACAAAGAGGTCATTAAAAACGGCCATATCCAGCTTAGCGACCGGCCGGGCTTCGGGATCGAGCTCAATGAAAAGCTTATCAAAGAGAAGTATTTGGTAGCGGGGGAAAGTTGGTGGAAGTAG